One stretch of Euphorbia lathyris chromosome 7, ddEupLath1.1, whole genome shotgun sequence DNA includes these proteins:
- the LOC136235327 gene encoding uncharacterized protein — protein sequence MAKSNKVKCKGDSQRHRATPYPSPSCASKSTKQCHSKKKRAKTSEKSDWEGVSCSVCLEFPHNAVLLLCSSYNKGCRPYMCATSRRFSNCLAQYKKAYTKAATNEETQQLNSSEGNSSIPVDAGEGNEKTEAVELLCPLCRGQVKGCTVVELARKHFNAKKRTCMQDNCSFTGTYKQLKKHVKANHPLARPRAVDPVLEEKWKKLECERERSDVISTIMSSTPGAVVLGDYVIEPGRHAMYNDFDYESDDSLDGGFYPLEPFNRDHRNGFFDLDPLDEDDYIGLPRAMATGSAALSGRRFHRLLLGRTRRRWRYRRGHRV from the coding sequence ATGGCGAAAAGTAACAAGGTGAAATGCAAGGGTGATTCTCAGCGTCACAGAGCCACACCATATCCTTCGCCATCTTGCGCAAGTAAGAGTACTAAACAATGTCACTCCAAGAAGAAACGTGCAAAAACCTCGGAGAAGAGTGATTGGGAAGGTGTATCCTGTTCAGTTTGCCTGGAATTCCCTCACAATGCAGTGCTCCTCCTCTGTTCCTCTTATAACAAAGGTTGCCGTCCATATATGTGTGCTACCAGTCGTCGTTTCTCAAACTGCCTTGCTCAATACAAGAAAGCCTATACGAAAGCAGCAACAAACGAAGAAACGCAACAACTAAACAGCTCAGAGGGAAATTCAAGCATCCCTGTGGATGCAGGTGAAGGCAATGAGAAGACGGAAGCCGTAGAGCTTTTATGCCCACTCTGCCGAGGACAGGTTAAAGGTTGCACAGTAGTGGAACTGGCTCGAAAGCATTTCAATGCCAAAAAAAGAACTTGCATGCAGGATAACTGCTCTTTCACTGGAACGTATAAGCAGCTAAAAAAGCATGTTAAGGCAAATCACCCATTGGCGCGGCCTAGAGCTGTGGATCCTGTACTTGAAGAAAAGTGGAAGAAGCTTGAATGCGAGAGAGAACGAAGTGATGTAATCAGCACAATAATGTCATCAACTCCCGGGGCAGTGGTGTTGGGCGATTATGTGATTGAGCCAGGCCGTCATGCCATGTATAATGATTTTGATTATGAATCAGATGATTCTCTTGATGGCGGTTTTTACCCTTTGGAGCCCTTCAATCGGGATCATCGCAATGGATTTTTCGACTTGGACCCTCTGGACGAGGATGACTATATCGGATTACCTCGTGCTATGGCTACTGGTTCTGCAGCACTTTCCGGGCGTCGTTTCCACAGGTTACTATTGGGAAGGACAAGGAGGCGATGGAGGTACAGAAGAGGCCATAGAGTATAA